The following proteins are encoded in a genomic region of Alnus glutinosa chromosome 8, dhAlnGlut1.1, whole genome shotgun sequence:
- the LOC133874956 gene encoding protein GRAVITROPIC IN THE LIGHT 1-like: MDSIKPSALPTPNKSRLARTFAKVLHFRMATGAALVDGIQKVKSQDNVSEDLSVGKDEELENKVAMEALLAKLFASVSSVKAAYAQLQHAQSPYDADGIQAADQMVVSELMSLSELKQCYLKKQFDPSPETALLSAEIQELKSVVKTYEIMVKKFESQLRLKESELIFLREKLDEETKQNRQIEKRLNQSGQLHVLDNLHHSGLTTTHFTTVLRHTIKSIRSFVRLMVEEMKSNGLDIDAAANAIQPSGVYWKDDHKCFAFESYVCRQMFDAFNYPNFSLSYKSLPDKKPEQEHQLFFRQFMELKSLKPKEFLAQKPKSTFAKFCHVKYLRLVNPQLESSLFGNLSQRNMVSAGEFPNTTFFASFTEMAKRVWLLHCLAFSFEPEASIFQVSKGCRFSEVYMDSVADEAFLSPESDPQVAFTVVPGFRIQKTVIQCQVYLSPLHTNVSINDKGT, translated from the coding sequence ATGGATTCCATTAAACCGTCGGCCCTGCCGACTCCTAATAAAAGTAGATTGGCGCGCACTTTTGCCAAGGTTCTTCACTTTCGGATGGCGACCGGAGCTGCCCTGGTTGACGGAATTCAGAAGGTAAAGTCCCAAGATAATGTCAGTGAAGATCTGAGTGTTGGTAAGGATGAAGAGCTTGAAAATAAGGTGGCCATGGAGGCTCTTCTTGCTAAACTGTTTGCTAGCGTTTCGTCTGTTAAAGCCGCATATGCTCAATTACAGCATGCTCAATCTCCTTATGATGCTGATGGGATTCAAGCTGCTGATCAAATGGTAGTCTCAGAGTTGATGAGTTTGTCTGAATTGAAGCAGTGTTACTTGAAGAAACAGTTCGATCCTTCTCCGGAGACTGCGTTGCTTTCGGCTGAAATTCAGGAGCTAAAGAGTGTGGTGAAAACATATGAAATCATGGTGAAGAAGTTCGAATCTCAATTGAGGCTCAAGGAATCTGAACTTATATTTCTCAGAGAGAAATTGGATGAAGAAACTAAGCAGAACAGGCAAATTGAGAAGAGACTGAACCAAAGTGGGCAATTACATGTCCTCGACAATCTTCACCATTCAGGCTTGACTACGACCCATTTCACTACAGTTCTCCGGCACACGATCAAATCCATTCGAAGCTTTGTGAGGTTGATGGTGGAGGAAATGAAATCTAACGGCTTGGATATTGATGCTGCGGCAAATGCAATCCAACCGAGTGGTGTTTATTGGAAAGATGATCACAAGTGTTTCGCGTTTGAGTCCTACGTTTGCAGGCAAATGTTCGACGCTTTCAACTATCCTAACTTCTCTCTTTCTTACAAGTCTTTGCCAGATAAGAAGCCGGAGCAGGAGCACCAACTGTTTTTCAGGCAATTCATGGAATTGAAATCTTTGAAACCAAAGGAATTTCTTGCTCAGAAGCCTAAATCAACGTTTGCAAAATTTTGCCATGTCAAGTACTTGCGACTTGTTAATCCCCAGTTGGAATCGTCGCTGTTTGGTAATCTAAGTCAGAGAAACATGGTGAGCGCCGGTGAATTTCCGAACACCACCTTCTTTGCTTCATTTACAGAAATGGCGAAACGGGTTTGGCTCCTACACTGCTTGGCCTTCTCTTTTGAGCCTGAGGCCTCGATCTTTCAAGTTAGCAAGGGATGTAGATTCTCTGAAGTTTACATGGATAGTGTCGCCGATGAAGCGTTcctttcgccggaatccgaccCACAAGTGGCGTTCACCGTTGTTCCGGGGTTCAGGATCCAGAAAACTGTTATACAGTGTCAGGTGTATCTCTCTCCACTCCATACCAATGTATCTATAAACGATAAAGGTACGTAG